From a single Candidatus Defluviilinea gracilis genomic region:
- a CDS encoding SDR family NAD(P)-dependent oxidoreductase — protein sequence MTKQIVLTGGSSGIGLELLKILLEKEHRVAVVVRNQEQSDELQNNFHSTNLEIFIADLSVQSEVVNVATMIREKLGKVDILFNNAGVLLEKIVKSKQGNEMHFEVNTLSPYLLTQSLKPALTQSADPLVVNTATDGLHQIPKIKVGELLHPKDNQPPMGMYLYSKLALALLMKRNSEKFRRDGIRVINVSPSGNKTKMSMGKGMPIWMKPLVTLFYKHPQHGAKLLYRAAFGEEHLGKTQIYLQNNTVKEIRTSINDEQASDLLSGLKVGAIH from the coding sequence GTGACAAAGCAAATTGTTTTGACTGGCGGGTCGTCTGGGATTGGATTGGAATTGCTGAAGATTCTGTTGGAAAAAGAACATCGGGTTGCTGTTGTTGTGAGAAACCAAGAGCAATCAGATGAACTTCAAAATAATTTTCATTCAACCAACCTGGAGATTTTTATCGCCGATCTCAGCGTCCAATCGGAGGTCGTCAATGTTGCCACGATGATTCGGGAAAAACTTGGCAAGGTGGATATTCTGTTCAATAACGCGGGAGTGTTGCTGGAAAAAATCGTCAAGTCGAAACAGGGCAACGAAATGCACTTTGAGGTGAACACGCTTTCCCCATATCTATTAACTCAGAGTTTGAAACCAGCCCTGACCCAATCCGCCGATCCGCTCGTGGTGAATACCGCAACGGATGGGTTACATCAGATCCCAAAGATCAAAGTCGGCGAACTCCTCCACCCCAAAGACAACCAACCCCCAATGGGCATGTACCTGTACTCGAAGCTTGCTCTCGCGCTGTTAATGAAGCGCAATTCGGAAAAATTCCGCAGGGATGGAATCAGAGTGATAAACGTTTCACCCAGCGGAAACAAAACAAAGATGTCCATGGGCAAAGGAATGCCGATTTGGATGAAACCTCTTGTGACATTATTTTACAAACATCCTCAGCACGGAGCCAAACTGCTTTACCGCGCGGCGTTTGGAGAAGAACATCTTGGGAAAACCCAAATTTACTTGCAGAACAATACCGTGAAAGAAATTCGAACTTCGATCAACGATGAGCAGGCGTCAGATTTGCTGAGCGGATTGAAAGTGGGCGCTATTCATTGA
- a CDS encoding carboxymuconolactone decarboxylase family protein: protein MEPRLNYSKVSPEGVEGLSKLEGYVRKSGLEHSLLELVKLRASQLNGCAYCIDMHTKDARTNGESEQRLYGVSAWHEAPFYTDRERAALAWTEAVTLVSQDHVPDEIYAEARKHFSEKELVDLTLGIIAINSWNRLAVSFRSLAGSYQPDHPAVKKG, encoded by the coding sequence ATGGAACCGCGTCTCAATTATTCAAAAGTCTCGCCTGAAGGTGTGGAAGGGCTGAGCAAACTCGAAGGCTACGTCCGCAAATCGGGCTTGGAACACAGTCTGCTCGAACTGGTCAAACTGCGCGCCTCACAACTCAACGGTTGCGCCTATTGCATTGACATGCACACCAAAGATGCGCGCACCAACGGCGAAAGCGAACAGCGTTTGTACGGAGTCAGCGCGTGGCACGAAGCGCCGTTTTACACCGACCGCGAACGCGCCGCCCTCGCCTGGACCGAAGCCGTCACGCTCGTCAGCCAAGACCATGTGCCAGATGAAATCTATGCCGAAGCGCGCAAACATTTCAGCGAAAAAGAACTTGTGGATTTGACTCTCGGCATCATCGCTATCAATTCATGGAATCGACTGGCGGTCAGTTTCCGCTCGCTGGCGGGATCGTATCAGCCCGATCATCCAGCCGTGAAGAAGGGCTAG
- the tpx gene encoding thiol peroxidase, whose product MVTVRSDVFKIGENFATLLGDEVKVGDTAPAFTSVVPGWGRVNPLEESKGKVIILSAVPSLDTDVCDRETRRFNEEAAKLSEEIIIYTISTDFPMAQKRWCGAAGVEKVKVVSDVVDAEFGVKYGVLIKERRYLRRSVFIVGRDGKLTYVNYLPTLGEEPNYDEVIQAAKQALG is encoded by the coding sequence ATGGTTACTGTTCGTTCGGATGTGTTCAAGATCGGCGAAAATTTCGCCACGTTGTTGGGCGATGAGGTCAAAGTGGGCGATACGGCTCCCGCCTTCACGTCAGTTGTACCGGGGTGGGGACGCGTGAATCCGCTGGAGGAGTCGAAGGGGAAGGTGATTATCCTCTCGGCAGTCCCTTCGCTCGATACCGACGTCTGCGACCGCGAGACGCGCCGATTCAATGAAGAAGCCGCGAAACTCAGCGAGGAGATTATCATCTACACCATCAGCACCGATTTCCCGATGGCTCAAAAACGCTGGTGCGGCGCGGCGGGCGTGGAGAAAGTGAAAGTCGTTTCGGATGTGGTGGATGCGGAGTTCGGAGTCAAATACGGCGTATTGATCAAAGAGCGGCGTTATCTACGCCGTTCGGTGTTCATCGTCGGGCGCGATGGAAAACTCACCTACGTGAACTATCTGCCCACTCTGGGAGAAGAACCGAATTACGACGAAGTGATTCAAGCCGCGAAGCAGGCGTTAGGATAA
- a CDS encoding DsbA family protein codes for MRLQKIAPEYEGRVRLVERAFPLEVYGGGPPDRKELELEIWLAALQEPAATFKPFSDDFPTTTLPAFDAAWCAFQQGESVGRDFDLRIRRAFFAEGRNIGKPEVMLDLAREANLDMDHFTRLFNSAEPRAAVLAEGKLGKEKFGVRGTPTVMLNDGTKLVHKMSYPKIQNYKIVSIGKLPCCGEGCYQATRQMFERALAQEVK; via the coding sequence GTGCGCCTGCAAAAAATTGCGCCTGAATATGAAGGGCGCGTCCGTTTGGTGGAGCGGGCTTTTCCATTGGAAGTGTACGGCGGCGGCCCGCCCGACCGCAAAGAACTCGAATTGGAAATCTGGCTTGCGGCATTACAAGAACCAGCGGCGACGTTCAAACCGTTCAGCGATGATTTCCCCACGACCACGCTTCCCGCTTTCGACGCGGCTTGGTGCGCGTTTCAACAAGGCGAATCCGTCGGACGCGATTTTGACTTGCGAATCCGCCGCGCGTTTTTTGCCGAAGGGCGCAACATCGGCAAGCCCGAAGTGATGCTCGACCTCGCCCGCGAAGCGAATTTAGACATGGATCATTTCACTCGTCTCTTCAACAGCGCTGAACCGCGCGCCGCCGTGCTTGCAGAAGGCAAACTCGGCAAAGAAAAATTTGGCGTGCGCGGCACACCCACCGTCATGTTGAACGACGGGACGAAACTCGTCCATAAGATGTCGTACCCAAAGATCCAAAATTATAAAATTGTTTCGATTGGAAAATTGCCGTGTTGCGGCGAAGGCTGTTATCAAGCCACGCGCCAAATGTTTGAAAGAGCGCTCGCGCAGGAAGTAAAATAA
- the pheA gene encoding prephenate dehydratase has protein sequence MKIAFQGEHGAYSEQAVFDYFGEVKSLPCESFDAVFEAVNSGRSDAALIPIENSLAGSIHQNYDLLLRNDLRIVGEYPLRVRHCLIALPNVKMDEIKKAISHPQALGQCAEYLRKRGIQAEPVYDTAGSVKMLKESGARDTAAVASRRAAEIYGMQILEEGIEDNAENYTRFLAIQKEAVVPAGEAKTSIVFTLKNQPGSLFKAMSVFALRDIDLTKIESRPLQGKPWEYLFYIDFIGSANEEASNRALDHLNEYALTLRVLGSYARFRG, from the coding sequence ATGAAGATTGCATTTCAAGGCGAGCATGGCGCGTATAGCGAGCAGGCGGTGTTCGATTATTTCGGGGAGGTCAAGTCGCTCCCCTGCGAGTCGTTCGACGCGGTGTTCGAGGCAGTCAACAGCGGGCGGAGCGACGCGGCATTGATCCCCATCGAAAATTCGCTGGCGGGGAGCATCCATCAGAATTACGACCTGTTGTTGCGAAACGACCTGCGCATCGTAGGCGAGTATCCATTGCGCGTGCGGCATTGTTTGATCGCGTTGCCTAACGTGAAGATGGATGAAATCAAAAAAGCCATCAGCCATCCGCAGGCGCTGGGGCAGTGCGCCGAGTATTTGCGAAAGCGCGGCATCCAAGCGGAGCCTGTGTACGACACCGCGGGGAGCGTGAAGATGCTGAAAGAGTCGGGCGCGCGCGACACGGCGGCGGTCGCTTCGCGCCGCGCGGCAGAAATTTACGGCATGCAGATTCTGGAAGAGGGAATTGAAGATAACGCGGAGAACTACACGAGGTTCCTCGCCATCCAAAAAGAAGCAGTTGTCCCGGCGGGCGAAGCGAAGACGTCCATCGTGTTTACGTTGAAGAACCAGCCCGGCTCGCTGTTCAAGGCGATGTCGGTGTTTGCCTTGCGCGACATTGACCTGACCAAGATCGAGTCGCGCCCGTTGCAGGGCAAGCCGTGGGAATATCTGTTTTATATTGATTTCATCGGTTCGGCGAACGAGGAAGCCTCGAACCGCGCGCTCGACCACCTGAACGAATACGCGCTGACACTGCGCGTGCTGGGGTCGTATGCGAGGTTTAGGGGGTGA
- a CDS encoding GTP cyclohydrolase I yields MNIHDDPEDLEYQTAMKLQSRQISDEQFHKFEGYAAEIFTAFGLDLNTPATKDTPRRFIKALFDSTEGYDGDPKLLRVFDTECRGEPDCRLSQVIEGPIPFFALCEHHALPFYGMAYVGYIAHENIVGISKLTRLVRLFAKRFSVQERIGQQIADTLETMLHPHGVAVYLEAHHLCMEMRGVREVSPITRTTVWRGHFAEDAALRSEFFTACGLQRNER; encoded by the coding sequence ATGAACATCCACGACGACCCTGAAGATCTCGAATACCAAACCGCCATGAAACTTCAGTCGCGCCAGATATCGGACGAACAGTTTCACAAGTTCGAAGGCTATGCCGCGGAAATATTTACCGCCTTTGGGCTGGACTTGAACACGCCCGCCACGAAAGATACGCCGCGCCGCTTTATCAAAGCGCTGTTCGACTCTACAGAGGGGTATGACGGCGACCCGAAATTATTGCGCGTTTTCGATACCGAATGCCGCGGCGAACCCGATTGCCGCTTGAGTCAAGTGATCGAGGGCCCGATCCCATTCTTTGCGTTGTGCGAACATCACGCGCTTCCGTTTTATGGGATGGCGTATGTCGGATACATCGCGCATGAGAACATCGTCGGTATTTCCAAATTGACGCGCCTCGTGCGCCTCTTTGCCAAACGCTTCTCCGTGCAGGAACGGATCGGTCAGCAAATCGCCGACACGCTCGAGACGATGCTCCATCCGCATGGAGTGGCAGTCTATCTCGAAGCGCATCACCTGTGCATGGAAATGCGCGGCGTGCGCGAGGTCTCGCCGATCACACGCACCACGGTCTGGCGCGGACATTTCGCGGAAGACGCGGCGCTTCGCTCGGAATTTTTTACCGCATGCGGTTTACAAAGGAATGAGAGATGA
- a CDS encoding DUF2249 domain-containing protein: protein MSESTTTLDVREIPPRERHPKIFQTFDALKEGEFFTLVNDHDPKPLFYQFSHERGGLFGWEYLEEGPEVWRVKISRVAASA, encoded by the coding sequence ATGTCCGAAAGCACAACCACGTTAGACGTCCGCGAAATTCCCCCGCGCGAGCGTCACCCGAAGATCTTCCAAACCTTCGACGCGCTGAAAGAAGGCGAGTTCTTCACGCTGGTCAACGACCACGACCCGAAGCCGCTCTTCTATCAATTCTCGCACGAGCGCGGCGGATTGTTCGGCTGGGAATACCTTGAAGAAGGTCCCGAAGTCTGGCGCGTGAAGATCAGCCGCGTCGCCGCCTCCGCCTGA
- a CDS encoding DUF488 domain-containing protein, whose product MLKIKRVYEAAAKSDGTRFLVERLWPRGMKKETLKMKAWLKNVAPSADLRNWFAHDPLKWAEFQKRYQAELKANSAEWQPIVDAAKKGDVTLLYSAHDTEHNNALALKAFLERRLK is encoded by the coding sequence ATGTTGAAGATAAAACGCGTATATGAAGCCGCCGCAAAAAGCGACGGGACTCGTTTTCTCGTCGAGCGGTTGTGGCCCCGCGGCATGAAAAAAGAAACGCTGAAAATGAAAGCCTGGCTGAAGAACGTCGCGCCCAGCGCCGACTTGCGGAACTGGTTCGCGCACGATCCGCTCAAATGGGCGGAGTTTCAGAAGCGCTATCAAGCCGAACTGAAAGCCAACTCCGCCGAGTGGCAGCCAATTGTAGATGCCGCCAAAAAAGGCGATGTGACTTTATTGTATAGCGCGCACGATACGGAACACAACAACGCTCTCGCGCTTAAAGCGTTTTTGGAAAGGCGCTTGAAGTAA
- a CDS encoding 2-oxoglutarate dehydrogenase E1 component yields the protein MNLEHEFFGPNYGYILELYDRYQRDPDSVDESTRRLFSQWTPPAVQQPAIESGIDLRQLIGAVNLAHAIRSQGYLVAKLDPLSASPATYPTLTLDFHDLNQGDLSQLPADVVKLRGDHQAENASQAIEKLRSIYCGAIGYEYGHIRNPEERNWLQQVAETRRFHPQKQTLDATRLLDRLSQVEAFEVFLNRIYPAKTRFSIEGLDMLVPMLDEVIREADREDIRAVMIGMAHRGRLNVLAHILQKPYEQILAEFKDPKDRSRTWDEMGWTGDVKYHAGASKAIEGADHVGLVVSMLANPSHLELVDPVIQGMSRAANSKMDSRGAPQMMPNESLPILIHGDASFIGQGIVAESLNLSQLSAYTTGGCLHIIANNQIGFTATEHESRSGLHASDLAKGFEIPVIHVNADEPEACFEAAYTAIAYRQKFHKDFVIDLIGYRRHGHNEGDEPRFTQPTMYAKIESHPPVRKLWAEKLEKEGSIQAAEAEQLLQKYLNELQEVNQKLDAERALQEPVPTMPPPKAAQKAHTSVPLERLRSLNESLLQFPADFHPNPKLLRATEKRRHVLDDADASSVDWATAEELAFASILEDGIPIRMTGQDSVRGTFSQRHAAFYDAETNQSYTPLQSIPQAKASFEIYNTPVSEAGPVGFEIGYNLQAPERLVLWEAQYGDFANNIQTVVDEFLFSGRAKWGLTPSLVLLLPHGNEGMGPDHSSARIERILNLAAAGNMRVAIPTTAAQYFHLLRRQALLLKTDPLPLTIFTPKGFLRHSLAASTPNQLVNGSWQALLEEPTTKRNNKAIKNLILCSGRVYFDLVSDEERQNSKNTAIVKMEQLYPLPLQAIEELLNGYSSLEKVIWVQEEPMNMGAWDFLRPRLKQLLGKIPLYYVGRPESSSPAEGSSTLYRINQKALVQRALKFEEQAHVQSVSIERG from the coding sequence ATGAATCTCGAACACGAATTTTTCGGTCCCAACTATGGGTACATCCTCGAACTGTACGACCGCTATCAAAGGGATCCCGATTCGGTAGACGAATCCACCCGCCGCTTATTCAGCCAATGGACTCCTCCCGCCGTCCAGCAACCCGCGATTGAATCCGGGATTGACCTGCGCCAACTCATCGGCGCGGTGAACCTAGCCCACGCGATTCGTTCGCAGGGCTATCTGGTCGCCAAACTTGATCCTTTAAGCGCATCCCCAGCGACGTATCCGACTCTGACGTTGGATTTCCACGACCTCAATCAGGGCGATCTCTCCCAACTCCCAGCAGACGTGGTGAAACTGCGCGGCGATCATCAGGCAGAGAACGCTTCGCAAGCCATCGAAAAATTGCGCTCGATCTATTGCGGCGCGATCGGGTATGAGTACGGTCACATCCGCAACCCTGAGGAACGCAACTGGCTTCAACAAGTTGCCGAGACGCGGCGTTTCCATCCGCAAAAACAGACGCTGGATGCGACCCGCCTCCTCGACCGCCTCAGCCAGGTGGAAGCCTTCGAGGTGTTCCTCAACCGCATCTATCCCGCCAAGACGCGCTTCTCCATCGAAGGACTCGACATGCTCGTCCCGATGCTGGACGAGGTCATCCGTGAAGCGGACCGTGAAGACATCCGCGCGGTGATGATCGGCATGGCGCATCGCGGACGTTTGAACGTGCTGGCGCATATCCTCCAAAAACCGTACGAGCAAATTCTGGCGGAGTTCAAAGACCCGAAAGACCGCTCGCGCACATGGGACGAAATGGGCTGGACGGGCGATGTGAAATATCACGCGGGCGCATCCAAAGCCATCGAAGGCGCGGACCATGTCGGCTTGGTCGTGAGTATGCTCGCCAACCCGAGTCATCTCGAATTGGTTGACCCCGTCATTCAAGGCATGTCGCGCGCCGCGAACAGCAAAATGGATTCCCGCGGCGCGCCGCAAATGATGCCGAACGAGTCCCTGCCGATCCTCATCCACGGCGACGCGTCGTTCATCGGACAGGGAATCGTCGCCGAATCGTTGAACTTATCCCAATTGTCGGCGTATACCACAGGCGGATGTTTGCACATCATCGCCAACAATCAGATCGGGTTCACCGCCACGGAACATGAATCGCGCAGTGGTCTGCACGCCAGCGACCTCGCAAAAGGATTCGAGATTCCCGTCATCCACGTCAACGCCGATGAACCCGAGGCGTGCTTTGAAGCGGCATACACAGCCATCGCCTATCGCCAGAAATTCCACAAAGATTTTGTGATTGACCTGATCGGCTATCGCCGCCACGGACACAACGAAGGCGACGAGCCGCGCTTCACCCAGCCGACGATGTACGCCAAGATCGAGTCGCATCCTCCTGTTCGGAAATTATGGGCGGAGAAGTTGGAAAAAGAAGGAAGCATCCAAGCCGCCGAGGCGGAACAGCTCCTGCAAAAATATTTGAACGAACTGCAAGAAGTCAACCAAAAACTGGACGCGGAACGCGCCCTGCAAGAACCCGTCCCGACGATGCCCCCGCCGAAAGCGGCGCAAAAGGCGCACACGTCGGTCCCGCTCGAACGTCTGCGAAGCCTGAACGAGTCGCTGTTGCAATTCCCCGCAGACTTCCACCCGAATCCCAAATTGCTTCGCGCTACCGAGAAACGCCGCCACGTGTTGGACGACGCCGACGCCTCCAGCGTGGATTGGGCGACCGCCGAAGAGTTAGCCTTCGCCTCCATTTTAGAGGACGGCATCCCGATCCGCATGACGGGACAGGATTCGGTGCGCGGCACATTCAGCCAGCGTCACGCCGCGTTTTACGATGCGGAAACGAATCAAAGTTACACGCCATTGCAATCCATCCCACAGGCGAAAGCCTCCTTTGAAATTTACAACACACCCGTCAGCGAGGCGGGTCCCGTTGGTTTTGAGATCGGCTACAACCTTCAGGCTCCCGAGCGGTTGGTGTTGTGGGAAGCGCAATACGGCGACTTCGCCAACAACATTCAAACGGTGGTGGATGAGTTCCTATTTTCAGGGCGCGCAAAATGGGGGCTGACTCCCTCGCTCGTTTTGCTGCTGCCGCATGGCAACGAAGGCATGGGACCCGATCATTCATCCGCGCGCATCGAACGCATTTTGAATCTTGCCGCGGCGGGAAACATGCGCGTCGCCATCCCAACGACTGCGGCGCAATATTTCCATTTGTTGCGACGACAAGCATTACTGTTGAAGACCGATCCATTGCCGTTGACGATCTTCACGCCGAAGGGATTCTTGCGGCATTCGCTTGCGGCTTCGACTCCGAATCAACTTGTCAATGGAAGTTGGCAGGCATTGCTCGAAGAACCGACGACCAAACGAAACAATAAAGCCATCAAGAATTTAATTCTATGCAGTGGTCGCGTGTACTTCGATCTCGTCAGCGATGAAGAACGGCAGAACAGCAAGAACACCGCCATCGTTAAAATGGAACAACTCTATCCGCTTCCTTTGCAAGCCATCGAAGAATTATTGAATGGATATTCGTCGCTTGAAAAAGTGATCTGGGTTCAGGAAGAGCCGATGAACATGGGCGCGTGGGATTTCCTCCGCCCGCGTTTGAAACAACTGCTCGGAAAAATTCCGTTGTATTATGTCGGCAGACCCGAAAGTTCGAGTCCTGCCGAGGGTTCGTCCACGCTGTATCGAATCAATCAAAAGGCTTTGGTGCAACGCGCGCTCAAATTTGAAGAGCAGGCGCATGTGCAAAGCGTGAGCATCGAGAGAGGTTAA
- a CDS encoding isocitrate lyase/phosphoenolpyruvate mutase family protein, with protein sequence MNAKHTVSKEEQIKKAEDFRNLHHGSILILPNAWDAASAKMFERAGFDSIATTSAGIASSYGYPDGEMMSRAEMLEVVQRIAKSVELPVTADMEAGFGETPAEVAETARLTLEAGAVGLNLEDGTINKPYPLEDIALQAEKIIAMREAARTFGVPLVINARTDVYEKSDKRDKAALAQAIQRGNAYREAGADCVFVISVDDKQTIAELVREINAPINVLARHGSPTIAELKELGVARVSFGSIPMRATMSLVGKIADELKQHGTYSFARDIPTYVEVNRYFNK encoded by the coding sequence ATGAACGCGAAACACACTGTCAGCAAAGAGGAACAAATCAAGAAGGCGGAAGATTTTCGCAACCTTCATCACGGTTCGATCCTGATTTTGCCCAACGCCTGGGACGCCGCCTCTGCCAAGATGTTTGAGCGGGCGGGCTTTGACTCGATCGCCACTACCAGCGCGGGAATCGCTTCTTCTTATGGTTATCCTGATGGCGAGATGATGAGCCGCGCTGAAATGCTGGAAGTGGTTCAGCGAATCGCAAAGTCGGTTGAACTGCCTGTTACAGCGGATATGGAAGCGGGGTTCGGCGAGACGCCCGCCGAAGTCGCCGAGACCGCGCGTCTCACGCTTGAAGCGGGCGCCGTTGGGTTGAATCTGGAAGATGGGACGATCAACAAACCTTATCCATTGGAAGACATCGCGCTTCAAGCGGAAAAAATAATAGCCATGCGCGAAGCCGCGCGGACGTTCGGAGTCCCGTTGGTCATCAACGCGCGCACGGACGTATACGAAAAATCCGATAAGCGCGACAAGGCCGCATTGGCGCAAGCCATCCAGCGCGGCAATGCGTATCGCGAGGCAGGCGCGGACTGCGTCTTCGTGATCAGCGTGGACGACAAGCAGACCATCGCCGAACTTGTCCGCGAGATCAACGCGCCGATCAACGTTCTGGCTAGGCACGGAAGCCCGACCATCGCAGAGTTGAAAGAACTTGGCGTGGCGCGAGTCAGTTTCGGGTCCATTCCGATGCGGGCGACGATGTCGTTGGTGGGAAAAATCGCGGACGAGTTGAAACAACACGGCACGTACAGTTTCGCGCGCGACATCCCGACCTACGTTGAGGTGAATCGTTATTTCAACAAATAA
- a CDS encoding DNA-3-methyladenine glycosylase 2, translating into MESTGGQFPLAGGIVSARSSSREEGLEKTSRRLTGFNDVFSRKPSGRYFERLDLLDQNASFDLQPVSPFRLDLAVWTLRRRPDNLFDRWNGTTYRRVLIADDKPFEIAVTQYAESKNLRVEINGTRLTSSVKTTVTAALERLLGLNVDLQKFYRLSKTDHWLKPLASQFQGMKPPRLLSPFEALINAVACQQLTLTMGIRLLNRLTEAYGMALKTENGIVHAFPRPQDLVTADLEDLREMSFSYQKARYITNISRLIMDGELDLDALAQLNDEEAVARLCELKGVGRWTAEYVLLRGLGRTHIFPADDVGARNNLQKWLGLPGKMTYANTREALMRWDGFGGLIYFHLLLKSLAEKGLVSI; encoded by the coding sequence ATGGAATCGACTGGCGGTCAGTTTCCGCTCGCTGGCGGGATCGTATCAGCCCGATCATCCAGCCGTGAAGAAGGGCTAGAGAAAACGTCCCGAAGGTTGACTGGATTCAACGATGTGTTTTCAAGGAAACCTTCGGGACGATATTTTGAGAGGCTTGACTTGCTTGACCAGAACGCTTCATTCGACCTTCAGCCTGTTTCGCCGTTTCGACTCGATCTCGCCGTTTGGACTCTGCGCCGCCGCCCCGACAATCTCTTCGACCGCTGGAACGGCACAACGTATCGGCGCGTGTTGATTGCAGATGATAAGCCGTTTGAAATCGCAGTGACTCAATACGCGGAATCAAAAAACTTGCGTGTTGAAATAAATGGAACGAGATTAACTTCTTCGGTCAAGACAACTGTCACCGCCGCGCTGGAGCGTTTGCTCGGACTCAACGTTGATTTGCAAAAGTTTTATCGCCTGAGCAAAACAGATCACTGGCTCAAGCCGCTTGCGAGTCAATTTCAAGGCATGAAGCCGCCGCGTTTGTTGAGTCCGTTTGAAGCGCTGATCAACGCCGTCGCCTGTCAGCAGTTGACGCTCACGATGGGCATTCGCCTGCTCAACCGCCTCACCGAAGCATATGGCATGGCGCTCAAAACGGAAAATGGAATCGTCCACGCTTTTCCGCGCCCGCAGGATTTAGTCACTGCCGATTTGGAAGATTTACGCGAGATGAGTTTCAGTTATCAGAAAGCCCGCTACATTACGAATATCTCGCGCCTCATTATGGATGGCGAACTTGACTTGGATGCGCTCGCTCAATTAAACGATGAAGAAGCGGTTGCGCGTCTGTGCGAATTGAAAGGCGTGGGACGCTGGACAGCGGAATACGTTTTACTGCGCGGGCTGGGTCGCACGCACATCTTCCCCGCCGACGATGTGGGCGCGCGCAACAACCTGCAAAAGTGGCTGGGACTGCCTGGCAAGATGACCTATGCCAACACACGCGAAGCGTTGATGCGTTGGGACGGATTCGGCGGGCTGATCTATTTCCATCTGCTGTTAAAAAGTCTGGCAGAGAAAGGTTTGGTGTCGATTTGA
- a CDS encoding pyridoxal phosphate-dependent aminotransferase — MNLNEQFEHFRQSPTVAMGDRISALKASGKKIIGLQQGDPDFSTSQAVIDVACKALQEGLTHYGPSRGRPELLSAIASKLMRDEGVSYDPASEIIVTHGGIHAYFSAMQSILNPGDEVLIPDPTWATHVNLAMMLRAEVTRVPAPVEAGFIPSFDSWARAVSPKTRAIVVNYPSNPTGIVPSREYLQKLQDFAKARDLWVITDEVYDSLYFEEKPTSLASFEGAKERTLIIQSLSKTYAMTGWRVGFLAAPKRVISNAVKAGQNSITCVAPFIQKASAFALTDPGVQQETAKMREAYTRRRALVMKLSAELESDKVRVTPPQGAFYCFLDLRALKMNDVEMCERILEEKSVGLVPGSAFGELGEGFIRMSIAASDEEVETGFRRIVEWAEEQ; from the coding sequence ATGAATCTCAATGAACAGTTCGAGCATTTCCGCCAATCACCCACAGTGGCGATGGGCGACCGCATCTCCGCGCTCAAAGCCAGCGGAAAAAAAATCATCGGTTTGCAACAAGGCGACCCCGATTTTTCGACATCGCAAGCGGTGATCGACGTGGCGTGCAAAGCCCTGCAAGAGGGACTGACACACTACGGACCCTCGCGCGGCAGACCGGAGCTCCTCTCTGCCATCGCCAGCAAGTTGATGCGCGACGAAGGCGTTTCGTACGACCCCGCCTCCGAGATCATCGTCACGCACGGCGGCATCCACGCGTATTTTTCGGCGATGCAATCCATTTTGAATCCCGGCGACGAGGTCTTGATCCCCGACCCCACATGGGCGACTCACGTCAATTTAGCGATGATGCTGAGAGCGGAAGTGACCCGCGTCCCTGCCCCCGTGGAGGCTGGATTCATCCCTTCGTTCGACTCGTGGGCGCGGGCTGTTTCGCCAAAGACCCGCGCCATCGTCGTCAACTATCCCTCCAACCCGACGGGCATCGTCCCTTCGCGCGAGTATCTGCAAAAATTGCAGGACTTTGCGAAAGCGCGCGACCTGTGGGTCATTACAGATGAAGTCTATGACAGTTTATATTTTGAAGAAAAGCCGACCTCGCTTGCCTCCTTTGAAGGCGCGAAAGAACGGACATTGATTATTCAAAGCCTCTCGAAAACCTACGCGATGACCGGCTGGCGCGTGGGTTTTCTCGCCGCGCCCAAGCGCGTGATTTCGAACGCGGTGAAGGCGGGACAGAACAGCATCACATGCGTTGCGCCGTTCATCCAAAAAGCTTCCGCGTTCGCGTTGACGGATCCCGGCGTGCAACAAGAAACGGCGAAGATGCGCGAGGCATACACGCGGAGGCGCGCGTTGGTGATGAAATTATCCGCTGAGCTGGAAAGCGACAAAGTCCGCGTGACGCCGCCGCAGGGCGCGTTCTACTGCTTCCTCGATCTGCGCGCGTTGAAGATGAACGACGTGGAAATGTGCGAACGGATTCTCGAAGAGAAAAGCGTGGGGCTTGTCCCCGGCTCCGCGTTCGGCGAACTGGGCGAGGGATTCATCCGCATGTCCATCGCCGCGTCGGATGAGGAAGTGGAGACGGGGTTCAGGAGGATCGTGGAGTGGGCGGAAGAACAATAG